A genomic stretch from Ureibacillus composti includes:
- the ruvX gene encoding Holliday junction resolvase RuvX: MRIMGLDVGSKTVGVAVSDALGWTAQGVETVKIDEEASEFGIERIKELVAEYAVTEFVVGYPKNMNNTIGPRGEASENYKKLLEETFQLPVTLWDERLTTMAAERMLIEADVSRKKRKQVIDKMAAVMILQGYLDSKN, encoded by the coding sequence ATGAGAATTATGGGTTTAGATGTAGGTTCTAAAACAGTCGGCGTTGCAGTGAGTGATGCATTAGGTTGGACGGCACAGGGTGTTGAAACTGTTAAGATAGATGAAGAAGCTAGCGAATTTGGGATCGAACGTATAAAAGAACTAGTAGCGGAATATGCTGTTACAGAGTTTGTCGTAGGGTATCCCAAAAACATGAATAATACGATAGGTCCACGTGGAGAAGCTTCTGAGAATTATAAAAAGCTACTTGAAGAGACATTTCAACTACCCGTTACTTTATGGGATGAACGCTTAACGACTATGGCCGCAGAACGGATGCTTATCGAAGCAGATGTTAGCCGGAAAAAAAGAAAACAAGTCATTGATAAAATGGCAGCTGTTATGATCCTTCAGGGATATTTAGATAGCAAGAACTAA
- a CDS encoding YrrS family protein, with translation MGNNEFDSMNRSRLSKREQKKKRPKKSDKLLNVLIAIVSILIVANLVFLFTKDDEKEVASENKTQAEKYLQGKNQSQKNEEVVSEEGEEEQSSDNTVVPAKNEDQTEEKEQSVKLPTKLTTNKSSDPQVKQEVVDPSWQPTPTKQTGEHVSVYKEGHVDYEEKLVTFRNAVNLEENNVIYWSVRNNGSSNSSIAVISSKDESQKYRISIEWIENEGWKPVKVEELK, from the coding sequence ATGGGAAACAATGAATTTGATTCGATGAATCGTTCGAGATTATCAAAACGTGAACAAAAGAAAAAACGACCGAAAAAATCCGATAAACTGTTAAATGTACTTATTGCCATAGTTTCAATATTAATTGTTGCAAATCTGGTTTTCCTTTTCACAAAAGATGACGAGAAAGAAGTTGCATCTGAAAATAAAACTCAAGCTGAAAAATATCTTCAAGGAAAAAATCAGTCACAAAAAAATGAGGAAGTAGTAAGCGAAGAAGGTGAAGAAGAGCAATCTTCTGATAATACAGTAGTTCCTGCGAAAAACGAGGATCAGACGGAAGAAAAAGAACAATCAGTAAAACTTCCCACAAAATTAACTACAAATAAGTCTTCTGATCCGCAAGTTAAGCAGGAAGTTGTAGATCCTAGTTGGCAACCAACACCTACTAAGCAAACAGGAGAACATGTATCTGTTTACAAGGAAGGTCATGTGGATTATGAAGAAAAACTAGTTACGTTTCGTAATGCAGTTAATTTAGAGGAAAACAATGTTATTTACTGGTCAGTTCGTAATAATGGCAGTAGTAACTCATCTATTGCAGTCATTTCATCTAAGGATGAATCACAAAAATACAGAATTAGTATTGAATGGATAGAAAATGAAGGTTGGAAACCAGTGAAAGTTGAAGAATTAAAGTAA
- the mltG gene encoding endolytic transglycosylase MltG, with translation MEKDTKKQEMIDKINTRKKEAKVVRRIVTIVTLVVILIIGIVGITGYNYVTSALEPIDPNSTKGIEVEIPIGSGISTIASILETNGIIKNARIFKYYTKFKNESEFQAGTYELTQAMTLDEIIESLKTGKVYREPVFTVAVPEGLTLEQISKIIEKNTKFTAKEFMERVNNPEFIQSMRRTYPSLISEDVLAGNIRYALEGYLYPATYGFYEEDPELDEIISTMISQTNDVIKQYESILEEKQMTVHELLTFASLLEEEATAQTDRETIASVFYNRLEIEMPLQTDPTVLYALGSHKERVLYEDLEVKNPYNTYVNQGLPPGPIANAGQVSIEAALSPSETEYLYFLADKKGMNHFAKTYDEHLLNIDKYLK, from the coding sequence ATGGAAAAGGATACGAAAAAACAAGAAATGATTGATAAAATCAATACGCGTAAAAAAGAAGCGAAAGTTGTTCGGCGCATTGTTACCATCGTAACATTAGTCGTTATACTTATTATAGGAATTGTTGGAATCACTGGCTACAATTACGTGACTTCAGCGTTGGAACCGATTGATCCAAATTCTACAAAAGGAATTGAAGTAGAAATTCCAATTGGGTCTGGAATAAGTACAATAGCATCTATACTCGAAACAAATGGAATTATAAAAAATGCACGTATTTTTAAATATTATACAAAATTTAAAAATGAATCTGAGTTTCAGGCAGGAACTTATGAACTAACACAGGCCATGACGTTGGATGAAATTATTGAAAGTTTAAAAACAGGGAAGGTTTATCGTGAACCGGTGTTTACTGTTGCGGTGCCTGAGGGGTTAACACTTGAACAAATTTCAAAAATCATTGAAAAAAATACAAAGTTTACAGCAAAAGAATTTATGGAAAGAGTTAATAACCCAGAATTCATTCAAAGTATGAGGAGAACTTACCCATCATTAATTTCGGAGGATGTTTTAGCCGGAAACATACGGTATGCATTGGAAGGGTACTTATATCCAGCAACTTACGGATTTTATGAGGAAGATCCTGAACTAGATGAAATCATTTCAACGATGATTTCTCAAACTAATGATGTAATTAAACAATATGAATCAATATTAGAAGAGAAACAAATGACTGTGCATGAATTATTAACGTTTGCATCGTTATTAGAAGAAGAGGCTACTGCTCAAACAGACCGAGAAACGATAGCAAGTGTATTTTATAATCGTTTAGAAATTGAAATGCCCCTTCAAACAGATCCCACAGTTTTATATGCTTTAGGTTCTCATAAAGAACGAGTACTTTATGAAGATTTAGAAGTTAAAAATCCATATAACACATATGTAAATCAAGGTTTACCGCCTGGCCCAATTGCAAATGCTGGGCAAGTTTCAATCGAAGCAGCATTAAGTCCATCTGAAACTGAGTATCTATATTTCTTAGCAGATAAAAAAGGCATGAATCATTTTGCAAAGACTTATGATGAACATTTACTAAATATAGATAAATATTTAAAATAA
- the udk gene encoding uridine kinase, with product MSEQRPLVIGIAGGSCSGKTSVTRAIYDVFRNHSVVVIEQDYYYKNQDHLTFEERLETNYDHPLAFDNDLLIEHLNALLQHKSIEKPVYDYVNHTRSKESILVEPKDVIILEGILVLEDKRLRDLMDIKLFVDTDSDLRIIRRMERDIKERGRTIESVIEQYITAVRPMHNLFIEPTKRYADVIIPEGGENEVAIDLMVTKIKTILETKSIV from the coding sequence ATGAGCGAGCAGCGCCCCTTAGTAATAGGGATAGCAGGTGGTTCATGTTCAGGTAAAACGAGTGTGACACGTGCCATTTATGATGTTTTCAGAAATCATTCTGTTGTTGTTATTGAACAGGACTATTACTATAAAAACCAAGATCACTTAACCTTTGAAGAACGTTTAGAAACTAACTATGACCATCCATTGGCATTTGATAATGATTTACTAATTGAACATTTGAATGCCCTACTACAACATAAATCAATAGAAAAACCAGTATATGATTATGTCAATCATACGAGATCTAAAGAAAGCATTCTTGTTGAGCCAAAAGATGTCATTATACTTGAAGGTATTCTAGTTCTAGAAGACAAACGTCTAAGAGATTTAATGGATATTAAATTATTTGTTGACACTGATTCAGATTTACGTATAATTCGACGTATGGAAAGAGATATTAAGGAACGTGGTAGAACAATTGAATCTGTCATTGAACAATATATAACAGCCGTTCGCCCGATGCATAATTTATTTATCGAACCTACGAAAAGATATGCAGATGTCATTATCCCAGAAGGTGGAGAGAACGAAGTAGCAATTGATTTAATGGTTACAAAAATTAAAACTATTCTTGAAACAAAGTCAATTGTGTAA
- the alaS gene encoding alanine--tRNA ligase, whose amino-acid sequence MKATEIRRKYLEFFIEKGHSQEPSAPLVPINDPSLLWINSGVATLKKYFDGRVIPDNPRITNAQKSIRTNDIENVGKTARHHTFFEMLGNFSIGDYFKKEAIHYAWEFLTDPKWMGFNPDLLSITIHPEDQEAYDVWKNEIGIPEERLVRIEGNFWDIGEGPSGPNSEIFYDRGEEYGNDSDDPEMYPGGENERYLEIWNLVFSQFNHNPDGTYTPLPKQNIDTGMGLERMASVVQNVPTNFDTDLFMPIIEKIEQFANRSYKRPGEIDLKEIFGSEEDINTPFKVIADHIRTVAFAIGDGALPSNEGRGYVLRRLLRRAVRYAKQIGIEKPFMFELVPTVGEIMSDFYPEVKEKTEFIQRVIKNEENRFHETLDGGLAILSEVIEKQKAAGLNVIPGEDAFRLYDTYGFPIELTEEYAEESGMTVDHEGFEVSMEQQRERARVARQDVDSMQVQSEVLANLKQESNFVGYETLETETSIVAMVANGQEVQVASEGEEVLVILAETPFYAEMGGQIADHGTIGNDAFTAFVKDVQKAPNGQPLHTVVVESGEMNLNDQVKATVDRNERNLIVKNHTATHIMQSALKDVLGEHVNQAGSYVGPDRLRFDFSHFGQVTKEELEQIERIVNEKIWEDIEVVIEEMPIDEAKAMGAMALFGEKYGDVVRVVQVSDYSVELCGGIHVKRTSEIGLFKIISEGGIGAGTRRIEAVTGKGAYIAVKEEEGILHEAAAQFKANPKDLVQRVTGLQSEYKDLQKENESLSQKIANAQAGAIIDAAQKIGEVTVLSTRVDAKDNNQLRQMMDDLKTKLDHAVIVLGAADGDKVMLCAGVTKDILGGNYHAGNIVKSVAEKCGGKGGGRPDMAMAGAKEVSKLDEALQSVYDYVKSI is encoded by the coding sequence ATGAAAGCAACAGAAATTCGTCGCAAATATTTAGAGTTTTTCATTGAAAAAGGACATTCACAAGAACCATCAGCACCACTTGTTCCAATTAATGACCCATCATTATTATGGATTAACTCAGGTGTTGCTACATTAAAAAAATATTTCGATGGCCGAGTTATTCCGGATAATCCTCGAATCACAAATGCACAAAAGTCAATTCGTACTAACGACATTGAAAACGTAGGAAAAACAGCACGCCACCATACATTCTTTGAAATGTTAGGGAACTTCTCAATTGGTGATTACTTTAAAAAAGAAGCTATTCACTATGCATGGGAGTTTTTAACAGATCCGAAATGGATGGGCTTTAACCCTGATTTATTATCTATTACGATTCATCCTGAAGACCAAGAAGCGTATGATGTTTGGAAAAATGAAATTGGTATTCCTGAGGAACGCCTTGTTCGTATTGAGGGGAACTTCTGGGATATTGGAGAAGGTCCATCTGGTCCAAACTCTGAAATCTTCTATGATCGTGGTGAAGAATATGGAAATGATTCAGATGATCCTGAAATGTATCCGGGTGGCGAAAATGAGCGTTATCTTGAAATATGGAACTTAGTATTTTCTCAATTTAATCACAACCCTGATGGCACATATACTCCACTTCCAAAACAAAACATTGATACGGGTATGGGACTAGAGCGTATGGCTTCGGTAGTTCAGAATGTTCCAACTAACTTTGATACTGACCTTTTCATGCCAATTATCGAAAAGATTGAACAGTTTGCAAATCGTTCATATAAACGCCCAGGAGAAATAGATTTAAAAGAAATCTTTGGTAGTGAAGAAGATATTAATACGCCATTTAAAGTCATCGCAGACCATATCCGAACTGTTGCATTTGCAATAGGAGATGGCGCTCTTCCATCAAACGAAGGTCGAGGCTATGTATTACGTCGTTTACTACGCCGTGCAGTTCGTTATGCAAAACAAATTGGAATTGAAAAACCATTTATGTTTGAACTAGTTCCAACTGTTGGGGAAATTATGTCTGACTTTTACCCAGAGGTAAAAGAGAAAACAGAATTTATCCAACGTGTAATTAAAAATGAAGAAAATCGTTTCCACGAAACACTTGACGGTGGACTTGCAATCCTTTCAGAAGTAATCGAAAAGCAAAAAGCTGCAGGGTTAAACGTGATTCCAGGTGAGGATGCTTTCCGTTTATATGATACTTACGGATTCCCAATTGAATTAACAGAAGAGTACGCTGAGGAATCGGGAATGACGGTGGACCATGAAGGATTTGAAGTTTCAATGGAACAGCAACGTGAACGTGCACGTGTTGCTCGTCAAGATGTTGATTCAATGCAAGTACAATCAGAAGTATTAGCAAATTTAAAACAAGAATCTAATTTCGTAGGATATGAAACATTAGAAACGGAAACATCTATTGTGGCAATGGTTGCGAACGGACAAGAAGTTCAAGTTGCTTCAGAAGGTGAAGAAGTGCTTGTGATTTTAGCAGAAACGCCATTCTATGCTGAAATGGGTGGACAGATTGCTGACCACGGTACAATTGGGAATGATGCATTTACAGCCTTTGTAAAAGATGTTCAAAAAGCGCCTAATGGACAACCTCTTCATACAGTAGTTGTAGAGTCAGGTGAAATGAATCTTAATGATCAAGTTAAAGCAACTGTTGACCGTAATGAGCGTAATTTAATAGTGAAAAATCATACAGCTACTCACATTATGCAGAGTGCGCTTAAAGATGTATTAGGTGAACACGTTAATCAGGCAGGATCTTATGTAGGTCCAGACCGATTAAGATTTGACTTTTCTCACTTTGGACAAGTAACGAAAGAAGAGTTAGAACAAATTGAACGTATAGTAAATGAAAAAATTTGGGAAGATATCGAAGTAGTAATTGAGGAAATGCCAATTGATGAAGCAAAAGCAATGGGGGCAATGGCTTTATTCGGTGAGAAATACGGTGATGTTGTACGTGTAGTTCAAGTAAGTGACTATTCAGTTGAACTTTGCGGTGGTATTCACGTAAAACGCACTTCAGAAATCGGTTTATTTAAAATTATTTCTGAAGGTGGTATCGGTGCTGGTACACGTCGTATTGAAGCAGTTACAGGTAAGGGAGCTTATATTGCAGTAAAAGAAGAAGAAGGAATTTTACACGAAGCTGCTGCACAATTTAAAGCTAATCCAAAAGATTTAGTGCAAAGAGTCACTGGTTTACAATCAGAATACAAAGACTTACAAAAAGAAAATGAGTCTTTATCTCAAAAAATTGCAAATGCACAAGCTGGTGCTATTATAGACGCAGCTCAAAAAATTGGTGAAGTTACTGTACTATCTACAAGAGTAGATGCAAAAGATAATAATCAACTTCGTCAAATGATGGATGATTTAAAAACAAAGTTAGATCATGCAGTGATTGTGCTTGGCGCAGCTGATGGTGATAAAGTAATGCTATGCGCGGGTGTCACAAAAGATATCTTAGGCGGGAACTACCATGCTGGGAATATCGTCAAATCTGTTGCAGAAAAATGTGGCGGTAAAGGCGGCGGTCGTCCGGATATGGCAATGGCTGGTGCGAAAGAAGTGTCTAAACTTGATGAAGCATTACAATCTGTGTATGATTACGTTAAATCGATATAA
- a CDS encoding O-methyltransferase, translating into MEFSNAYIETFIHPRNDLLLEMERYAMDNHVPIMQLSAIEALNQLLRIQKPSSILEIGTAIGYSAMRMALALPDCSIVTIERDHERVEIAKKFISRSKVANQITVIEGDALEVEMEDISSTFNAVFIDAAKGQYQRFFEKYSPLVPSGGVIYIDNMYMHGLSDLDLKDVPRRKRTMIRNLKNFADWIMHHPDYICSFFPVGDGLLICLKR; encoded by the coding sequence ATGGAATTTTCAAATGCTTATATTGAAACCTTCATTCATCCACGTAACGACTTGCTACTAGAAATGGAAAGATATGCAATGGATAACCATGTTCCGATTATGCAACTTTCAGCAATTGAGGCGTTAAATCAATTACTTCGCATTCAAAAACCTTCTAGTATCTTAGAAATTGGCACTGCAATTGGCTATTCTGCTATGCGGATGGCACTTGCATTACCAGATTGTTCGATCGTGACGATTGAAAGAGATCATGAACGTGTAGAAATTGCGAAAAAGTTTATTTCACGCTCAAAAGTAGCAAACCAAATTACGGTGATTGAAGGTGACGCGTTGGAAGTAGAGATGGAGGATATCTCATCTACTTTTAATGCTGTTTTTATTGATGCGGCAAAAGGTCAATATCAACGTTTCTTTGAAAAATATTCACCACTTGTCCCATCAGGTGGTGTTATTTATATTGATAATATGTATATGCACGGATTATCAGATTTGGATTTAAAAGATGTCCCTAGAAGAAAAAGGACAATGATACGAAATCTTAAAAATTTTGCTGACTGGATTATGCACCATCCAGATTATATTTGCTCATTTTTCCCAGTTGGTGATGGGTTGTTAATTTGTTTAAAGAGGTGA
- a CDS encoding U32 family peptidase → MLQLIENEKIRETVNGKRVITKKPELLAPAGSLEKLKIAVHYGADAVFIGGQEFGLRSNAGNFTIEEIREGVEFAKKYGASIYVTTNIFAHNENMDGLEEYLRAIADCGVRGIIVADPLIIETCKKVAPEVEVHLSTQQSLSNWKAVKYWKEEGLHRVVLAREVGAEEMLKMKEEVDIEIEAFVHGAMCIAYSGRCVLSNHMTARDSNRGGCCQSCRWDYDLYENVDGEEKALFNDEDAPFAMSPKDLKLIESIPHMIELGIDSLKVEGRMKSIHYIATVISVYRKVIDAYCADPENFTIKKEWLEELERCANRATASSFFEGEPSYEQQMFGSHATKLKWDFAGLVLDYDQDTQLVTLQQRNYFKPGDTIEFFGPDLDTFTMEVGQIWDEKGNELEVANHPLQIVKFKVNRPLFKFNMMRKENK, encoded by the coding sequence ATGCTTCAATTAATAGAAAATGAAAAAATTCGTGAAACAGTTAATGGAAAACGGGTTATTACAAAAAAGCCTGAATTACTTGCACCTGCAGGAAGTTTAGAAAAATTAAAAATTGCTGTTCATTACGGAGCTGACGCAGTATTCATTGGTGGACAAGAGTTTGGGTTACGTTCTAATGCTGGTAATTTTACAATCGAAGAAATACGTGAAGGTGTCGAATTTGCCAAAAAATATGGAGCAAGTATATATGTAACAACGAATATCTTTGCACATAACGAAAATATGGATGGCTTAGAAGAATACCTTCGTGCAATTGCAGATTGTGGTGTTCGAGGTATTATTGTAGCCGATCCATTAATTATTGAAACTTGTAAGAAAGTAGCTCCTGAAGTAGAGGTTCATTTATCAACACAGCAATCTTTATCGAACTGGAAAGCAGTGAAATATTGGAAAGAAGAAGGTCTACATCGTGTAGTACTTGCACGTGAAGTTGGTGCAGAAGAAATGCTTAAAATGAAAGAAGAAGTCGATATCGAAATTGAGGCATTTGTTCATGGAGCAATGTGTATTGCGTACTCAGGACGTTGCGTATTATCAAATCATATGACTGCTAGAGACTCAAACCGTGGTGGTTGCTGTCAATCCTGTCGATGGGATTATGATTTATATGAAAATGTAGATGGTGAAGAAAAAGCTTTATTTAACGATGAGGATGCCCCATTTGCAATGAGTCCCAAAGATTTAAAGTTAATTGAATCTATTCCACATATGATTGAACTAGGAATTGACTCACTAAAAGTTGAAGGGCGTATGAAATCAATACACTATATTGCGACAGTTATTTCTGTTTATCGTAAAGTTATTGATGCTTACTGTGCAGATCCTGAAAACTTTACAATTAAAAAAGAATGGTTAGAGGAGCTTGAACGTTGTGCAAACCGTGCAACAGCATCTAGTTTCTTTGAAGGTGAGCCAAGTTATGAACAACAAATGTTTGGATCACACGCAACAAAATTGAAATGGGATTTCGCTGGTTTAGTACTCGATTATGATCAAGATACTCAGTTAGTTACTTTACAACAACGCAACTACTTTAAGCCAGGCGATACAATTGAATTTTTTGGTCCAGATCTTGACACATTCACAATGGAAGTAGGCCAAATTTGGGATGAAAAAGGTAATGAATTAGAAGTAGCAAATCATCCTTTACAAATTGTGAAGTTTAAAGTAAATCGTCCGTTATTTAAATTCAACATGATGCGAAAGGAGAATAAATAA
- a CDS encoding DUF1292 domain-containing protein codes for MEETFKITLEDGTNQQCKVLFTYDTDELSYVLYTVLDENGNESEEVLALRYELDENGHMTNFTPLETEEEWDMADEVLSTLAAEFGNAVGEYFTVVDENGEEAICEIIHQFDLKQFGKSYILYTFADQDEVGEIFAASFIEGDDGGINELLPIETDEEWAAIEQEIQNLEA; via the coding sequence ATGGAAGAAACTTTTAAAATTACATTAGAAGACGGTACTAATCAACAGTGTAAAGTCCTTTTTACCTACGATACAGATGAATTATCATATGTACTTTATACCGTACTTGACGAAAATGGGAATGAAAGTGAAGAAGTTTTGGCACTTCGATATGAATTAGATGAAAACGGTCATATGACTAATTTCACTCCGCTTGAAACAGAAGAGGAATGGGATATGGCTGATGAGGTGTTAAGTACGTTAGCTGCTGAATTTGGTAATGCCGTTGGAGAATACTTCACTGTAGTTGACGAAAATGGAGAAGAAGCCATTTGTGAAATCATTCATCAGTTTGATCTAAAACAATTCGGGAAGTCTTATATTTTATATACTTTTGCTGATCAAGATGAAGTGGGTGAAATTTTTGCTGCATCATTCATTGAGGGTGATGATGGTGGAATAAACGAACTCCTTCCTATCGAAACGGATGAAGAATGGGCAGCGATTGAACAGGAAATCCAAAATTTAGAGGCATAA
- a CDS encoding IreB family regulatory phosphoprotein, with the protein MSSFDKTMKFSFPEESMEQEVKQVMLKVYASLEEKGYNPTNQIVGYLLSGDPAYIPRHQDARNLIRKLERDEILEELVKFYIRKNNEA; encoded by the coding sequence TTGAGTTCGTTTGATAAAACAATGAAATTTAGTTTTCCTGAAGAATCAATGGAACAAGAAGTGAAGCAAGTGATGTTAAAGGTATATGCCTCTTTAGAAGAAAAAGGGTATAATCCTACAAACCAAATAGTTGGTTATTTATTATCTGGTGACCCGGCATACATCCCTCGCCATCAGGACGCAAGAAACTTAATTCGAAAGCTCGAACGTGATGAAATTCTTGAAGAGCTTGTGAAATTTTATATTAGGAAGAATAATGAGGCTTAA
- the greA gene encoding transcription elongation factor GreA: protein MSNEKQYPMTLAGKQKLEDELEYLKTVKRKEVVERIKIARSFGDLSENSEYDSAKEEQGFVEGRISNIESMLRNAVIIEEAEGTSDIVTLGKTVTFIELPDGDEEEYTIVGSAEADPFEGRISNDSPIAKALLGHKVNDVLKISTPGGDMEVRIVSIKADR from the coding sequence TTGTCAAACGAAAAACAATATCCTATGACATTGGCTGGAAAACAGAAATTAGAGGATGAATTAGAGTACTTAAAAACAGTAAAACGTAAAGAAGTTGTAGAGCGTATTAAAATAGCTCGTAGTTTCGGTGACTTATCTGAGAACTCAGAATACGATTCTGCAAAAGAAGAGCAAGGCTTTGTAGAAGGTCGTATTTCAAATATTGAATCTATGCTACGTAATGCTGTAATTATTGAAGAAGCAGAAGGTACAAGCGATATCGTAACACTTGGAAAAACTGTAACATTTATCGAACTTCCAGATGGAGATGAAGAAGAATATACAATCGTCGGTTCTGCTGAAGCGGATCCTTTCGAAGGACGTATTTCTAATGACTCTCCAATTGCAAAAGCTTTATTAGGACATAAAGTGAATGACGTTTTAAAAATATCTACCCCTGGTGGAGATATGGAAGTTCGCATTGTTTCAATTAAGGCAGATCGCTAA
- a CDS encoding DUF1292 domain-containing protein has translation MVNEHEHDHEHRHITIVDEQGNEQLCEVIHTFDSEEFGKSYVLYSIIGADEDEDGQIEIFASSFVPSENGEDGELQPIETDEEWDLIEDVLNALEDQLDDEDEE, from the coding sequence ATGGTTAATGAACACGAACACGATCACGAACATCGTCACATTACAATTGTAGATGAACAAGGAAATGAGCAATTATGTGAAGTAATTCATACATTTGATTCTGAAGAATTCGGAAAATCATATGTACTTTATTCAATCATTGGTGCTGATGAAGATGAAGACGGCCAAATTGAAATCTTCGCTTCATCATTTGTTCCATCTGAAAATGGTGAAGATGGAGAATTACAACCAATTGAAACTGATGAAGAATGGGATTTAATTGAAGATGTCCTTAATGCTCTTGAAGATCAACTTGATGACGAAGATGAAGAGTAA
- a CDS encoding peptidase U32 family protein, translating to MKKPELLVTPKSIDHIKELIKAGADAFVIGEQKFGLRLAGEFNVKQVAESTKLIQDAGKKVYVAVNAIFHNDRLDALDEYLKEMQKIGVDALLFGDPAVVMAVRELGITIPLHWNPETIATNWFQANYWGERGATRAVLARELSLDEILEIKENSNVEIEVQVHGMTCMFQSKRSLLGNYFLYRDEVMEIENRKENKNMFLHDKERKNKYPIYEDINGTHIFSPNDMCLIDELTELLEAGIDSLKFDGVLQTEEYILTVTKLYRQAIDAYYDNGEDAYDDIKNELFEQIEEIQPKLRPLDTGFIFKETVY from the coding sequence TTGAAAAAACCAGAATTATTAGTGACGCCGAAATCAATTGACCATATTAAAGAGTTAATTAAAGCAGGTGCAGATGCATTTGTGATCGGTGAACAAAAATTTGGATTACGCTTAGCAGGCGAATTTAATGTTAAACAAGTCGCGGAAAGTACAAAACTAATACAAGATGCGGGAAAAAAAGTTTACGTTGCAGTTAATGCAATATTTCATAATGACCGTTTAGATGCATTAGATGAATATTTAAAAGAAATGCAAAAAATTGGTGTCGATGCATTGTTATTTGGTGACCCAGCTGTCGTGATGGCGGTTCGTGAATTAGGTATTACAATTCCACTTCATTGGAATCCAGAAACAATTGCAACAAACTGGTTCCAAGCAAATTATTGGGGAGAGCGCGGCGCAACACGTGCTGTTCTTGCTCGTGAGCTTTCATTAGATGAAATCTTAGAAATAAAAGAAAATTCAAATGTAGAAATAGAAGTACAAGTTCATGGGATGACTTGCATGTTCCAATCAAAACGTTCTTTATTAGGGAACTACTTCTTATATCGCGATGAAGTAATGGAAATAGAAAATAGAAAAGAAAATAAAAACATGTTCTTACATGATAAAGAACGTAAAAATAAGTATCCAATTTATGAAGATATTAATGGTACACATATCTTTTCACCAAATGATATGTGTTTAATTGATGAATTGACGGAGCTTCTAGAAGCTGGTATAGATTCATTAAAATTTGATGGTGTTCTTCAAACTGAAGAATATATCTTAACCGTAACAAAACTATATCGTCAAGCCATTGACGCATACTACGACAATGGCGAAGATGCATATGACGATATTAAAAATGAATTATTCGAACAAATTGAAGAAATCCAACCAAAATTACGACCATTAGATACAGGATTTATTTTTAAAGAAACAGTTTACTAA